In a single window of the Arachis hypogaea cultivar Tifrunner chromosome 6, arahy.Tifrunner.gnm2.J5K5, whole genome shotgun sequence genome:
- the LOC112697044 gene encoding pentatricopeptide repeat-containing protein At3g26630, chloroplastic, which translates to MKVACFCTPDINYVYFGTQRPKFGSKEALFYLQRCSNFKHLRQVHGRIIRYGLTHDQLLIRNLIQISSSYGKLNYAKLVFEQLNSPDTFTWNVMIRAYTRFGSPEKALILFTIMVSKGIELDKFTYPFVINACIVSSATDFGKVVQALAIKMGFWNDTYVQNTMMNLYFKCEDADNGHKVFDKMRVQEVVSWTTAIGGLVACGRLEAARRLFEEMPSKNVVSWTAMIDGYVRHQQPMEAFDLFERMRLDGVQPNEFTLVSLIKACAEMGSLKLGKWIHDYAFNNDFKLDPFLGTALIDMYSKCGSLDDARQVFDTMEAKNLATWNTMITSLGVHGLRNEALELFEEMLNNKSNEVPDAITFVGVLNACLQLNDLEQGQKYFNLMTQHYGITPLLEHYACMVQLYRNANVLDDIYTLDKTISVEKTNNYVAEFLQENKIIGVDDIEELLQKHYRYLNCLEEQVVDNFSSSSSP; encoded by the coding sequence ATGAAGGTAGCATGTTTCTGCACCCCAgatattaattatgtttattttggtaCCCAAAGACCAAAATTTGGTTCAAAAGAAGCACTTTTCTATCTCCAAAGGTGCTCAAATTTCAAGCATCTCAGGCAAGTTCATGGAAGAATAATCCGTTATGGCCTCACACATGATCAATTACTCATTAGGAACCTCATTCAAATTTCTTCCTCTTATGGCAAATTGAACTATGCCAAATTGGTTTTTGAGCAACTCAATTCCCCAGATACCTTCACTTGGAATGTGATGATTAGAGCATACACTAGGTTTGGTTCCCCTGAAAAAGCTCTTATTTTGTTCACTATTATGGTGTCAAAGGGCATTGAACTTGACAAGTTCACATACCCTTTTGTGATTAATGCTTGCATTGTTTCTTCAGCAACTGATTTTGGAAAAGTTGTGCAAGCTTTAGCAATCAAAATGGGGTTTTGGAATGACACCTATGTGCAGAACACTATGATGAATCTTTACTTCAAATGTGAGGATGCTGATAATGGACACAAGGTGTTCGATAAAATGCGCGTGCAGGAGGTTGTTTCTTGGACCACGGCGATTGGAGGTCTAGTTGCTTGCGGACGACTCGAGGCTGCTCGGAGATTGTTTGAGGAAATGCCTTCTAAGAATGTTGTTTCGTGGACGGCGATGATTGATGGGTATGTGAGACACCAGCAGCCAATGGAGGCCTTTGACTTGTTTGAAAGAATGCGACTTGATGGTGTGCAGCCCAACGAGTTCACCCTTGTGAGCTTGATCAAGGCTTGTGCTGAAATGGGTAGCCTCAAATTGGGTAAATGGATTCATGATTATGCTTTCAACAATGACTTCAAACTTGATCCTTTCTTGGGTACTGCTCTTATAGACATGTACAGCAAATGTGGCAGTTTAGATGATGCAAGGCAAGTTTTCGATACCATGGAGGCCAAGAACTTAGCCACGTGGAACACAATGATCACTAGCTTGGGTGTGCATGGATTGAGGAATGAAGCATTGGAACTTTTTGAGGAAATGTTGAATAATAAGTCAAATGAAGTTCCTGATGCTATCACATTTGTTGGTGTTCTGAATGCATGCCTTCAATTGAATGATCTTGAACAAGGTCAGAAGTATTTCAATCTCATGACACAACATTATGGTATAACACCTTTGTTGGAGCATTATGCATGCATGGTTCAACTCTATAGAAATGCTAATGTGCTGGATGATATTTACACATTGGATAAGACAATATCAGTGGAGAAAACAAACAACTATGTTGCAGAGTTTCTCCAAGAGAACAAGATCATTGGTGTTGATGACATAGAGGAACTCCTGCAGAAGCATTACAGGTACTTGAATTGCTTAGAAGAACAAGTTGTAGATAATTTCTCCTCAAGTTCTTCACCTTAA